In Capillimicrobium parvum, a genomic segment contains:
- a CDS encoding helix-turn-helix transcriptional regulator codes for MAQVAHNTAGWQSDRLVPASEVAGLLGVSRSTVVRLADRGDLRPVRLSSRCTRYRMSDVVAFIEARQSSASADDA; via the coding sequence ATGGCTCAAGTCGCCCACAACACAGCAGGTTGGCAGTCGGACCGGCTAGTTCCCGCATCGGAGGTCGCAGGCCTCCTAGGCGTCTCCAGGAGCACGGTGGTTCGGCTCGCCGACCGCGGAGATCTACGGCCGGTGCGTCTCTCCTCCAGATGCACCCGGTACCGCATGAGCGACGTCGTCGCCTTCATCGAAGCCCGGCAGTCGAGCGCGAGCGCTGATGATGCATGA
- a CDS encoding DUF4145 domain-containing protein yields MALPRIAEGEIVTPTFKSTAFHCPRCGVYAPQEWAQLHYNVRVDYEEWTPTASNGWISTCQHCDRDAYWVEGFWMVDGTPQITARMVEPQQTLTGPRPHTDMPDDVRADYEEARAIVSASPRGACALLRFALQTLLQNHLGQQGKDPNAAIKALVAAGLPVETQQALDVLRVVGNNAVHPLEMDLRDDTETATALFAVINFIVQDRIAQPKKLKGLFDALPQGARDAIAKRDATT; encoded by the coding sequence ATGGCGCTGCCGCGGATCGCAGAGGGGGAAATCGTCACCCCGACGTTCAAGAGCACGGCGTTTCATTGCCCCCGGTGCGGGGTCTACGCGCCTCAGGAGTGGGCGCAACTGCACTACAACGTCCGGGTCGACTATGAGGAGTGGACACCCACCGCCTCCAATGGGTGGATCTCGACGTGCCAACACTGCGACAGAGACGCCTACTGGGTCGAAGGGTTCTGGATGGTGGACGGCACGCCGCAGATCACGGCGCGAATGGTCGAACCGCAACAGACCCTGACCGGTCCACGCCCGCACACCGACATGCCAGACGACGTGCGGGCTGACTACGAGGAGGCCCGCGCAATCGTCTCTGCCTCCCCACGGGGTGCTTGCGCGCTGCTGCGGTTCGCGCTGCAGACGCTGCTGCAGAACCATCTGGGCCAGCAGGGCAAGGATCCCAACGCCGCCATCAAAGCTCTCGTCGCGGCAGGCCTGCCGGTCGAGACCCAACAGGCACTCGATGTTCTGCGGGTTGTCGGGAACAACGCCGTGCACCCCCTTGAGATGGACTTGCGCGACGACACCGAGACGGCGACCGCCCTGTTCGCGGTGATCAACTTCATCGTGCAGGACCGCATCGCTCAGCCCAAGAAGCTCAAGGGACTTTTCGACGCGCTGCCGCAAGGTGCGCGTGACGCCATCGCCAAGCGCGACGCGACAACCTGA
- a CDS encoding helix-turn-helix domain-containing protein encodes MSNLARFIESGPETPLAEGQVLVGTACEHAYLWDEIELPYGDGPRGHGDTAAWCPKCDDPTAVRHFAMRSVTTSGQAVTARWPGCSEAGWWYVQIDRKLVRWAKHLGLKSSHVGLLIALEGYRKTWDAPTWVKYATLASEIGDSEDTISRRVQDMEQLGLIEVDRTSTNGRRGVCRITRKGLTLALAHIAGNIRRDLPGDHGLDEFLRALRQQPQAAAARNRKLRSEQPQVAATKEEQFEEEEVEEEPLTRRDPEDRGLFDDDADPEEAFIDNVIRLFNAVEEPIDAKPIEARDGTICAYAHHAESDWIRHNGRRECGICHPPAVPRLVARWVRAA; translated from the coding sequence ATGAGCAACCTCGCAAGGTTCATCGAGTCCGGCCCAGAGACGCCGCTCGCGGAGGGGCAGGTGTTGGTGGGCACCGCTTGCGAGCACGCGTATCTCTGGGACGAGATCGAGCTTCCGTATGGCGATGGTCCGCGCGGTCACGGAGACACTGCCGCGTGGTGTCCGAAGTGCGACGACCCGACGGCCGTGCGCCATTTTGCGATGCGCAGCGTGACGACCTCGGGGCAAGCCGTCACGGCGCGGTGGCCCGGGTGCTCAGAGGCGGGGTGGTGGTACGTGCAGATCGATAGGAAGCTCGTCCGGTGGGCGAAGCACCTGGGCCTCAAGTCGTCCCACGTCGGACTGCTCATCGCGCTCGAGGGCTATCGGAAGACCTGGGACGCGCCGACGTGGGTCAAGTACGCGACGCTCGCGAGCGAGATCGGCGACAGCGAGGACACGATCAGCCGCCGTGTGCAGGACATGGAGCAGCTCGGTCTAATCGAGGTCGACCGCACGTCTACGAACGGTCGGCGAGGGGTCTGTCGGATCACACGCAAAGGCCTGACGTTGGCGCTTGCCCATATCGCGGGGAACATTCGGCGCGACCTGCCCGGCGACCATGGGCTCGATGAGTTCCTACGCGCTCTTCGACAGCAACCGCAAGCTGCGGCTGCGCGTAACCGCAAGCTGCGGTCGGAGCAACCGCAAGTTGCGGCCACCAAAGAAGAGCAGTTTGAAGAAGAGGAAGTTGAAGAAGAGCCTCTAACGAGGCGCGACCCGGAGGATCGCGGATTGTTCGATGACGACGCTGATCCCGAGGAGGCGTTCATCGACAACGTCATCCGCCTCTTCAACGCCGTCGAGGAGCCGATCGACGCCAAGCCCATCGAGGCACGCGACGGGACGATCTGCGCCTACGCTCACCACGCCGAGTCAGACTGGATCAGGCACAACGGTCGCCGTGAGTGCGGCATCTGCCATCCGCCAGCGGTGCCGCGCCTCGTGGCTCGATGGGTTAGGGCCGCCTGA
- a CDS encoding helix-turn-helix domain-containing protein, which translates to MAALLTAEDVAAQLQMTKAGVWSETRAGRFPAVRCGRSYRYRQQDVEAWIETNVTGALPTRGRP; encoded by the coding sequence ATGGCCGCGCTACTGACCGCCGAAGACGTGGCCGCTCAGCTGCAGATGACGAAGGCGGGGGTCTGGAGTGAGACGCGTGCCGGACGCTTCCCGGCCGTGCGGTGCGGACGCAGCTACCGCTACCGGCAGCAGGACGTGGAGGCCTGGATCGAGACCAACGTCACCGGGGCACTGCCAACGAGGGGGCGACCATGA